From the Theobroma cacao cultivar B97-61/B2 chromosome 2, Criollo_cocoa_genome_V2, whole genome shotgun sequence genome, one window contains:
- the LOC18608602 gene encoding transcription factor MYB122, with protein sequence MGRTPCCDKNGLKKGPWTSDEDLKLTNYIQTHGPGNWRTLPKNAGLQRCGKSCRLRWTNYLRPDIKRGRFSFEEEETIIQLHSILGNKWSAIAARLPGRTDNEIKNYWNTHIRKRLLRNGIDPVTHAPRLDFLDLSSILSSTLCSQSLLNVSSMLGTQALLNPELLRLANTLLSLKQENPEILLQYLQQNQLCDSQQNLVPSLQPSQLQIPIQNASTCTTSNVPCTSTLSQMQANGEGFCSNMTNFSYPNSQENLTSSTLNNAFVSQPIYVQCRPNSTVPLLSENSNFQSLDGSQNFNFDSVRSTPISSPTPLNSSSTFINSSSTDDERESFSSLLKFEIPESLDINDFM encoded by the exons atgggGAGAACACCTTGCTGTGACAAAAATGGCCTCAAGAAAGGTCCATGGACTTCTGATGAAGATCTTAAGCTTACCAATTATATTCAGACTCATGGCCCCGGAAACTGGCGTACCCTTCCTAAGAATGCTG GGCTCCAAAGATGTGGAAAGAGTTGCCGTCTCAGATGGACAAACTACCTTAGACCTGATATCAAGAGAGGAAGGTTTTCgtttgaagaagaagagacCATAATCCAACTACACAGTATTTTGGGAAACAA GTGGTCGGCTATTGCCGCTCGCTTGCCAGGAAGGACCGACAATGAAATCAAAAATTACTGGAACACTCATATCAGGAAAAGGCTTCTTAGAAATGGAATTGATCCTGTGACACATGCTCCACGCCttgattttcttgatcttTCCTCCATTCTCAGCTCAACTTTGTGCAGCCAATCTCTTCTCAATGTCTCAAGCATGTTAGGTACACAAGCTCTCCTAAATCCTGAACTGCTAAGGTTGGCTAACACCCTCTTATCATTGAAACAAGAAAACCCAGAAATACTGCTGCAATATCTCCAGCAAAACCAGCTTTGCGACTCTCAACAAAATCTAGTTCCTTCTTTACAACCAAGTCAGCTTCAAATTCCCATTCAAAATGCTTCCACTTGCACCACATCTAATGTTCCTTGTACTTCGACGCTGAGCCAAATGCAGGCCAACGGGGAAGGGTTTTGTTCAAATATGACAAACTTCAGCTACCCAAATTCCCAAGAAAATTTGACATCTTCTACTTTAAACAATGCATTTGTTTCGCAACCAATTTATGTGCAGTGTCGCCCAAATTCAACAGTTCCCCTCCTATCTGAAAATTCGAACTTCCAATCACTCGACGGCAGCCAGAATTTTAACTTTGATTCTGTCAGGTCAACTCCGATATCAAGTCCAACTCCTTTGAATTCATCATCTACATTCATCAACAGCAGTAGTACTGATGATGAGAGAGAAAGCTTCAGCAGCTTGCTGAAGTTTGAAATTCCAGAGAGTTTGGATATCAATGAttttatgtaa
- the LOC18608603 gene encoding coumaroyl-CoA:anthocyanidin 3-O-glucoside-6''-O-coumaroyltransferase 1 has translation MAGPCTIKVLDHSNASPPPGSVPDTSLPLTFFDVPWLVCRPMQRLFFYEFPYSTLYFTQTILPSLRTSLSHALQTFYPFAAKLICPPSPHKPHILYTDGDCVSFTVAESSADFDRTVAYLARDVKELHPFVPQLQPSRVLNNTRVLPLLALQVTVFPNSGICIGATFCHVAADGRSFNHFMKAWASILRSGGNSAACLEKSVPFLERNVIREKDSRGLESILMTEWWSWASDWEEDKVPAHDILANKVRATFVMGRGDIDRLKRCVLIRCLKQNESEQLRASTFVVSCAFVWTSLIKAQELCGRGKHEDDEFHYFCFVADCRNRPEFAIPETYLGNCLSICFVRMKRRELLGENGVVAATKAIGKRVWEFEKGALREAEKWLTNWKEISETGHLVTISGSPKLRAYETDFGWGKPKKTEVVQIDVSGAIYLGDSRDEEGGIEIGLALNKDEMEAFHGFFEQGLKTT, from the coding sequence ATGGCCGGACCCTGCACAATCAAAGTCCTTGACCATAGCAATGCTTCTCCACCGCCAGGCTCTGTGCCCGATACCTCCCTTCCCCTCACTTTCTTTGACGTCCCATGGCTTGTTTGCCGTCCCATGCAACGCCTCTTCTTCTACGAATTCCCTTACTCTACTCTCTATTTCACACAGACCATTCTCCCCTCTCTCAGAACATCTCTTTCTCACGCTCTCCAAACCTTTTACCCTTTCGCTGCCAAACTCATATGCCCTCCCTCACCCCACAAGCCCCATATCCTGTACACAGATGGCGATTGCGTCTCTTTCACCGTTGCTGAGTCTTCCGCTGATTTCGATCGAACGGTAGCCTACCTTGCTCGAGACGTCAAGGAACTACACCCTTTTGTCCCACAGCTGCAGCCCTCCCGTGTGCTGAACAACACACGTGTTCTGCCTCTTCTGGCCTTGCAAGTCACAGTGTTTCCGAATTCGGGAATATGCATTGGAGCGACGTTTTGTCATGTGGCAGCAGATGGAAGGTCATTCAATCATTTCATGAAAGCTTGGGCGTCCATTTTGAGGTCAGGTGGAAACTCGGCAGCTTGTCTTGAGAAGTCAGTGCCGTTCTTGGAAAGGAATGTGATCAGGGAAAAGGACTCTCGTGGGCTTGAGTCCATTCTCATGACTGAATGGTGGAGTTGGGCTTCGGATTGGGAGGAGGACAAGGTACCAGCCCACGACATTCTAGCAAACAAGGTTCGAGCCACATTTGTAATGGGCCGGGGTGACATCGACAGACTAAAACGTTGTGTCTTGATTCGGTGCCTGAAGCAAAATGAATCGGAGCAGCTACGCGCATCAACATTCGTGGTGTCATGTGCTTTTGTGTGGACTTCTTTGATTAAAGCCCAAGAGCTTTGCGGCAGAGGAAAACATGAAGATGACGAATTTCATTACTTCTGCTTCGTGGCAGACTGTCGAAACCGCCCTGAATTTGCAATACCAGAGACATACTTGGGCAACTGTCTATCAATATGCTTTGTACGAATGAAGAGGAGAGAACTGCTGGGAGAGAATGGGGTGGTAGCGGCTACAAAAGCCATTGGAAAAAGAGTATGGGAATTTGAAAAAGGGGCATTGAGAGAAGCAGAGAAGTGGCTTACTAATTGGAAGGAAATATCTGAAACGGGTCATCTTGTCACGATCTCTGGCTCCCCCAAGTTGCGTGCTTACGAGACAGATTTTGGGTGGGGAAAACCAAAGAAGACCGAAGTGGTTCAGATTGATGTTTCGGGAGCTATATATCTTGGTGACAGTAGAGACGAGGAAGGAGGTATTGAGATCGGTTTGGCACTCAACAAAGATGAAATGGAGGCATTCCACGGCTTCTTTGAACAAGGCTTGAAGACAACTTAA